A window of the Citrus sinensis cultivar Valencia sweet orange chromosome 9, DVS_A1.0, whole genome shotgun sequence genome harbors these coding sequences:
- the LOC107178590 gene encoding F-box protein At5g07610-like, whose product MSSSEAVASNDDLLTEILFHLPIKSLMKFKCISKHWQSLISSPGFSRRRYPDYHLVSGLILRPTYDCVVKKEYDFVPLKYTSTTAPFRSLTFVNIPSGLIILQSCNGLLLCASSISDWNIPCDYCIYNPTSHEFVTVPPLGDENSRFIRRIGLAYDPAKSSHFKIVCIRSDSLEVIQNAGISYQIEVYSSQTGSWRLSGVPFVLPYNSQYGAGVFWNGAIHWISHCHACLCFKVDEEQLQEMPMPPLTQDPADRIEGFMRSFVYFGESREHLHFVVNVDNHSKKFDVYEMQRDYSGYFVKYRVDLDVIIAAFPEMDVPSDEDDFLFFYAFDCYKYSILGIIREANDEESYMVLHIPGKVIRYKLNDKTFTKICDFHPGHEDVEGSQLEFTRLHAYHYMETLARFG is encoded by the coding sequence ATGTCTTCCTCTGAGGCCGTTGCAAGTAATGATGATCTCTTAACAGAAATTCTGTTTCACTTGCCCATAAAATCTCTTATGAAATTCAAATGTATTTCTAAACACTGGCAGTCTTTAATTTCCAGTCCTGGCTTCTCCCGCCGTCGTTACCCTGATTACCACCTTGTCTCTGGTCTTATCTTACGCCCAACATACGATTGTGTCGTTAAGAAAGAATATGATTTTGTTCCTCTTAAGTACACGTCAACAACCGCTCCATTTAGGTCCCTCACTTTTGTCAACATCCCCTCAGGATTAATTATCTTGCAATCTTGTAATGGCTTACTCCTTTGTGCAAGCTCTATAAGCGATTGGAATATACCATGTGACTACTGCATTTACAATCCTACGTCCCATGAATTTGTTACAGTTCCTCCTCTTGGGGACGAAAATTCAAGATTTATCCGTAGAATTGGTTTAGCTTATGATCCTGCCAAATCATCCCACTTTAAAATTGTCTGCATCCGTTCTGATTCATTGGAAGTGATTCAGAATGCTGGCATAAGTTATCAGATTGAGGTTTACTCATCTCAGACAGGCTCTTGGAGGCTCTCTGGTGTTCCTTTCGTTCTGCCGTATAATTCACAATACGGAGCTGGAGTATTTTGGAATGGCGCCATCCATTGGATTAGTCATTGTCATGCTTGCCTGTGTTTCAAAGTTGACGAGGAGCAGCTCCAAGAAATGCCAATGCCTCCTCTAACTCAAGATCCTGCTGACAGGATAGAAGGTTTCATGAGAAGCTTTGTATATTTCGGTGAGTCTCGGGAGCATCTGCATTTTGTTGTCAATGTTGACAATCACAGTAAAAAGTTTGATGTCTATGAGATGCAAAGAGACTATTCAGGATATTTTGTCAAGTACCGGGTTGATCTTGATGTCATAATAGCTGCATTTCCTGAGATGGATGTACCGTCGGATGaggatgattttctatttttttatgcatttgATTGTTATAAATATTCCATACTTGGGATTATTCGGGAAGCAAATGATGAAGAGTCATATATGGTGCTCCACATACCTGGTAAGGTTATTCGCTACAAGCTTAATGACAAGACTTTTACCAAGATCTGTGATTTTCATCCAGGTCATGAAGATGTTGAAGGCTCTCAACTAGAATTTACACGGTTGCATGCTTATCATTACATGGAGACTCTTGCTCGTTTTGGATGA
- the LOC102628004 gene encoding berberine bridge enzyme-like 13, protein MKFFLGIYILSIVSVFLLSASCIASYSVQRTFLYCLSFNANNLSTPSSTYFYTPNTRSFSSILQSSAQNLRYLQPSVPKPEFIFTPLYESHVQAAVICSKRLGIHLRVRSGGHDYEGLSYASEIETPFIVVDLARLRSVNVDINQNTAWVQAGATVGELYYRIYEKSNIHGFPAGLCTSLGIGGHITGGAYGSMMRKYGIGADNVLDARIVDARGRVLDRAAMGEDLFWAIRGGGGASFGIILAWKVKLVPVPATVTVFTVSKTLEQGATNILYKWQQVADKLDEDLFIRVLIQGSAAAQKVNRTVTTSYNALFLGGADRLLQVMQKSFPELGLSRQDCIETSWIKSVIYIAGFPSNSTPEFLLQGKAMPKAYFKAKSDFVRTPIPTKALGGLWRRFLAEDGPLMIWNPYGGMMSKIPENAIPFPHRKGTLFKIQYVTLWLDGEKSQNKHMNWIRNLYNYMAPYVSRFPRAAYVNYRDLDLGMNNKCNASFNQARIWGVKYFKNNFYRLVRVKTKVDPGNFFRHEQSIPTSLH, encoded by the coding sequence ATGAAGTTCTTTTTAGGCATTTATATTCTTTCAATAGTTTCAGTCTTTTTGTTGTCAGCTTCATGCATAGCTTCATATTCAGTTCAAAGAACTTTTCTCTATTGCCTCTCTTTTAATGCCAATAATCTTTCTACTCCATCGTCCACCTATTTTTACACCCCAAACACTCGTTCATTCTCTTCGATCCTCCAATCTTCTGCTCAAAACCTGAGGTACTTGCAGCCTTCGGTGCCAAAACCTGAGTTCATTTTCACACCTTTGTATGAATCCCATGTCCAAGCAGCTGTTATTTGCTCTAAAAGGCTAGGAATTCATCTGAGAGTACGAAGCGGAGGCCATGACTATGAGGGCCTTTCTTATGCTTCCGAAATTGAAACACCTTTCATTGTTGTAGACCTTGCCAGGCTTCGATCCGTTAACGTTGATATTAACCAGAACACAGCCTGGGTTCAGGCTGGTGCAACAGTTGGTGAACTCTACTACAGGATTTACGAGAAAAGCAATATCCATGGCTTTCCTGCCGGTCTTTGCACAAGCTTAGGCATTGGTGGGCACATCACAGGTGGTGCTTATGGTTCCATGATGAGAAAATATGGCATTGGTGCTGATAATGTCCTCGATGCTCGTATTGTTGATGCTAGAGGCAGAGTTCTTGACAGAGCAGCCATGGGGGAAGATTTATTTTGGGCTATAAGGGGCGGCGGAGGAGCTAGTTTTGGGATTATTCTAGCTTGGAAGGTTAAACTGGTTCCTGTGCCAGCAACTGTTACAGTTTTTACTGTTAGCAAGACCCTGGAACAAGGTGCAACAAATATTCTTTACAAATGGCAACAAGTTGCGGATAAGCTTGATGAGGATCTCTTCATTAGAGTTCTGATACAAGGGTCAGCTGCTGCACAAAAGGTGAACAGAACTGTAACAACTTCATATAATGCCTTGTTTCTTGGCGGTGCTGATAGGCTTCTCCAAGTAATGCAAAAGAGCTTCCCCGAATTGGGATTGTCGCGACAAGATTGTATCGAGACAAGCTGGATCAAGTCTGTGATTTACATTGCCGGCTTCCCTAGCAACTCAACTCCTGAGTTTCTTCTCCAAGGAAAGGCTATGCCGAAGGCCTATTTCAAGGCCAAATCAGACTTTGTTCGAACACCAATACCTACAAAAGCACTTGGGGGGTTATGGAGAAGGTTCTTGGCAGAAGATGGTCCATTGATGATATGGAACCCGTATGGCGGAATGATGAGCAAGATTCCTGAAAACGCAATTCCCTTTCCTCATAGAAAGGGAACCTTGTTCAAGATTCAGTATGTGACTCTCTGGCTAGATGGAGAAAAGAGTCAAAACAAGCATATGAACTGGATTAGGAACCTTTACAATTACATGGCTCCTTATGTTTCAAGGTTCCCCAGGGCTGCATATGTGAATTACAGGGATCTTGACTTGGGCATGAACAACAAATGTAACGCAAGTTTCAATCAGGCTAGGATTTGGGGTGTGAAGTATTTTAAGAACAATTTCTACAGATTGGTAAGAGTGAAGACCAAAGTTGATCCTGGTAACTTCTTCAGGCACGAACAGAGCATTCCAACCTCTCTGCACTGA
- the LOC112495607 gene encoding BAHD acyltransferase At5g47980-like: MGRALEVEIVAKEAIKPSYPTPHYLRNFKRSLMDQINYPMYTTGILIYKVNDDDDLSVKAGRISRRLKSSLSETLTKFYPLAGKVKDDFSIECNDDGVEFIEGRANGFLSQYLQEPDHNLLSEFHPFGKEEPVAGKDSPLLIVQATFFKCGGVAIATCASHVLIDGMSLATFINCWAATARVDDHHQPSKLPASMLPQYVTASLFPASEAVSSYPLRFSPSERVEFNRFVFDASKIAQLKAEAASEIVPRPSTVEAITALIWKCTRTASRSNHGGSPRPSLLLQGANFRTELVPPLPDNSVGNCVGYAVAQTGEKETKLQDLVCELRRAKEEFSRNGLQTLLENKCLLTIQDQSIRDKFERGEIDFFSFTSVVRFPFYQAADFGWGKPIHVTFLNFVSPNFFMLMATNDGTGVEALVSLSPEDMVLFQRNQELLAFATLNPPVDVNEAKNVSLGLRSSL; encoded by the coding sequence ATGGGCAGGGCACTAGAAGTTGAGATAGTGGCCAAAGAAGCCATCAAACCATCTTACCCAACTCCTCATTACCTAAGAAATTTTAAACGCTCACTCATGGACCAGATCAATTACCCAATGTATACGACAGGTATTTTAATCTACAAAGTAAACGATGACGATGATCTCAGTGTTAAAGCTGGCCGAATTTCACGTCGTCTCAAGTCATCCCTATCAGAAACTCTTACAAAATTTTACCCATTAGCTGGGAAAGTCAAAGACGATTTCTCAATTGAATGTAATGATGACGGGGTTGAGTTCATTGAAGGTCGTGCAAATGGCTTCTTGTCTCAGTATCTACAAGAACCTGATCACAATTTATTAAGTGAATTCCATCCGTTCGGCAAAGAAGAACCAGTAGCAGGCAAGGATAGTCCATTGCTAATTGTTCAAGCTACTTTCTTCAAATGCGGAGGAGTGGCAATCGCAACGTGCGCTTCGCACGTGCTTATTGACGGAATGTCATTAGCAACATTCATCAACTGCTGGGCAGCCACAGCTCGTGTTGATGATCATCATCAGCCAAGCAAGCTGCCGGCGTCAATGCTTCCCCAATATGTTACAGCGTCTCTTTTTCCAGCAAGTGAAGCCGTCTCATCCTATCCCTTGCGCTTTTCACCGAGTGAACGTGTTGAATTTAACAGGTTTGTGTTTGATGCCTCAAAAATAGCTCAACTCAAGGCTGAAGCTGCCAGTGAAATCGTTCCCAGACCATCAACCGTCGAAGCTATAACTGCTCTTATTTGGAAGTGCACAAGGACTGCATCAAGATCAAACCACGGCGGGTCACCAAGACCATCTTTATTACTACAGGGGGCCAACTTCCGTACGGAATTGGTGCCGCCCTTGCCTGACAATTCTGTGGGCAATTGTGTAGGGTATGCGGTTGCCCAAACAGGTGAAAAGGAGACGAAATTACAAGACTTGGTTTGTGAACTAAGGAGAGCAAAAGAAGAATTCAGCAGAAACGGTCTGCAAACTTTGCTGGAAAACAAGTGTCTCCTCACCATTCAAGATCAGTCAATTAGAGACAAGTTTGAAAGAGGTGAGATCGatttcttctctttcactAGTGTTGTTCGCTTTCCATTTTACCAAGCAGCAGATTTCGGGTGGGGAAAGCCAATACATGTGACTTTCCTGAACTTTGTGAGTCCCAACTTTTTTATGTTGATGGCCACAAATGATGGTACAGGAGTAGAAGCTTTAGTTTCTTTGAGCCCAGAAGACATGGTCTTGTTTCAACGTAACCAAGAGCTGCTTGCATTTGCTACTCTTAATCCACCTGTCGATGTGAATGAAGCAAAAAATGTGTCGCTTGGCTTGAGGTCTAgtctttaa
- the LOC102628592 gene encoding uncharacterized protein LOC102628592 — MEFTEAYKQTGPSCFSPNARYIAVAVDYRLVVRDAHSFKVVQLFSCLDKISYIEWALDSEYILCGLYKRLMIQAWSLTQPEWTCKIDEGLAGIAYARWSPDSRHILTTSDFQLRLTVWSLLNTACVHVQSPKHASKGVAFTQDGKFAAICTRRDCKDYINLLSCHTWEIMGVFAVDTLDLADIEWSPDDSAIVIWDSPLEYKVLIYSPDGRCLLKYQAYESGLGVKSISWSPCGQFLAVGSYDQTLRVLNHLTWKTFAEFMHLSTVRGPCFPAVFKEVDEPLQLDMSELCLNDDFIQGNSDATNGHIKVRYEVMEIPISLPFQKPPTDKPNPKQGIGLMSWSSDSQYICTRNDSMPTTLWIWDICRQEPAAILVQKDPIRAATWDPTCTRLVLCTGSSHLYMWTPSGAYCVSNPLPQFNITDLKWNSDGSCLLLKDKESFCCAALDVLPESSDYSSDD, encoded by the exons ATGGAGTTCACCGAAGCTTATAAACAGACCGGTCCGTCTTGCTTTTCACCTAACGCTCGTTACATTGCCGTCGCCGTCGATTACCGCCTCGTCGTTCGTGATGCTCATTCGTTTAAG GTTGTGCAGTTGTTTTCATGCTTGGATAAGATAAGCTATATCGAATGGGCACTTGATTCTGAGTACATTCTTTGTGGTCTATACAAAAGACTGATGATACAGGCATGGTCGTTGACCCAACCTGAATGGACATGTAAAATAGATGAAGGTCTTGCCGGTATAGCATATGCTAGGTGGAGTCCAGATAGCCGTCACATACTTACAACATCAGACTTTCAGTTGCGATTAACAGTTTGGTCTCTATTAAACACAGCATGTGTTCACGTTCAGTCACCGAAGCATGCTTCCAAGGGGGTCGCTTTTACCCAAGATGGGAAGTTTGCTGCAATTTGTACAAGGCGGGATTGCAAGGACTATATAAATCTACTGTCTTGTCATACATGGGAGATAATGGGCGTTTTTGCTGTTGACACGTTGGATTTGGCTGATATTGAATGGTCACCAGATGATAGTGCCATAGTGATATGGGATTCTCCTCTGGAATATAAG GTTCTTATCTACTCTCCAGATGGGAGGTGTCTCTTGAAGTATCAAGCATATGAAAGTGGACTTGGTGTAAAAAGTATTTCATGGTCTCCCTGCGGCCAGTTTTTGGCAGTTGGAAGTTACGATCAGACTTTGCGGGTTTTGAATCACCTCACTTGGAAAACATTTGCTGAATTTATGCACCTATCAACTGTTCGTGGCCCTTGTTTTCCTGCTGTTTTTAAG GAGGTAGATGAGCCGTTGCAACTTGATATGTCTGAATTATGTCtgaatgatgattttatacaAGGCAATTCGG ATGCTACGAATGGACACATCAAAGTTAGATATGAGGTTATGGAAATACCAATTAGTTTGCCTTTTCAGAAGCCTCCTACAGACAAACCAAACCCTAAACAAGGAATTG GCCTTATGTCATGGAGCAGTGATAGTCAGTATATTTGCACTCGCAATGATAGTATGCCAACTACCCTCTGGATATGGGACATATGCCGTCAAGAGCCTGCTGCAATCTTGGTGCAGAAGGATCCTATTCGAGCAGCAACATGGGATCCAACATGTACACGTCTTGTTCTTTGCACCGGAAGCTCTCACTTGTACATGTGGACCCCTTCAGGTGCCTACTGCGTCAGCAATCCACTACCACAGTTTAACATAACCGATCTGAAATGGAATTCAGATGGAAGTTGTCTTCTCCTCAAAGACAAGGAGTCATTCTGCTGCGCTGCTCTAGACGTATTACCAGAATCTAGTGATTACAGCTCCGATGACTGA